A single window of Psychrobacter raelei DNA harbors:
- a CDS encoding alpha-hydroxy acid oxidase, with protein sequence MTHPSTDINADYEINDLSQVTNLFDFEVLAKKKMSKGAFAYVSTGAGDEITHQNNHRAYDHITLNPRVLNDAKKLDTKVTLFGDELAYPILVDPFAFQKTMHPDGELATVKGAGEAKTACVISSFTTTSLEDIQQVATTPIWFQLYIQDDLEFAKKVLKQAEAAGCKAVCITLDSVAAAVRNEEDKVGFELSKDLNMPYKIGRPAPVSWQEVEMLIAYTSLPVLIKGIVNAEDAQRALDIGASGIIVSNHGGRKLDTAPPTIEALQRVAERVDHRVPVLIDGGIRRGTDVLKALALGADAVLLGKPIAQALGAAGSEGVAKALKILQHEFEMAMTLTGYNTINSIDHSVIWK encoded by the coding sequence ATGACTCACCCCAGCACAGACATTAACGCCGATTATGAGATTAATGACTTGTCGCAAGTCACCAATCTTTTTGACTTTGAAGTATTGGCAAAAAAGAAAATGAGCAAAGGCGCATTTGCCTACGTCTCAACTGGTGCCGGCGATGAAATTACGCATCAAAATAACCACCGTGCTTATGACCACATCACCTTAAATCCTAGAGTATTAAATGATGCAAAAAAGCTAGATACTAAAGTGACCTTATTTGGTGATGAGTTGGCCTATCCAATTTTAGTCGACCCTTTTGCTTTCCAAAAAACCATGCATCCTGACGGTGAGCTTGCTACTGTCAAAGGCGCTGGAGAGGCCAAAACAGCTTGTGTCATTAGCTCCTTTACCACCACCTCTTTAGAAGATATTCAGCAAGTTGCGACCACGCCGATTTGGTTTCAGTTGTATATCCAAGATGACTTAGAATTTGCCAAAAAAGTGCTAAAACAAGCAGAAGCGGCCGGCTGCAAAGCGGTGTGTATTACCCTAGATTCTGTTGCCGCGGCTGTACGCAATGAAGAAGACAAGGTCGGCTTTGAGCTGTCTAAAGACTTGAACATGCCTTATAAGATTGGCCGGCCAGCCCCTGTCTCTTGGCAAGAAGTGGAAATGCTGATTGCTTATACTTCCTTGCCGGTACTGATTAAAGGCATCGTTAATGCTGAAGATGCACAACGAGCCCTTGATATTGGCGCCTCTGGTATTATTGTTTCTAACCACGGAGGGCGTAAATTAGATACCGCGCCGCCAACCATTGAGGCATTACAGCGAGTAGCTGAGCGTGTCGACCATAGAGTTCCCGTGCTCATCGATGGCGGTATCCGCCGTGGTACGGACGTCTTAAAGGCTTTGGCTTTAGGCGCTGACGCAGTGCTATTAGGTAAACCGATTGCTCAAGCATTGGGAGCAGCAGGATCAGAGGGTGTGGCCAAAGCGCTTAAAATCTTACAACATGAATTTGAAATGGCAATGACATTAACTGGGTACAACACCATTAATAGTATTGACCATTCGGTAATCTGGAAATAG
- a CDS encoding porin, producing the protein MKKIVAPLALFYFCCPAAYAEAPKLFGNLFVQGYYSDANFDADKKQLADKYPTYQGSGKYGEDDFHIKTYKSTIGLRGSEPISATTDVVYQFQFGVNLTESNGSSVDLPNRSNYLGLKNDTWGTIRAGRYWTPVDLINNVVVAKGIWDNNGTTQLSKTTQSVNALNMTDAVPRVSNVLFWQSPERKDLPFELFVMYQADEDNEYHNGEGFGSYLTYKPNNGLVASVAYDKDLEISGSLVRGTATYDLAKSTNVPVTLGALYQVADYDGYSEKEKGMVLSAKLGLSNLARPASVYAQYNRSTDLHGISGADSNQIAIGGEYNFKDNVIAHAYMGYNKAKDVEGYLGTQEDANGELTPLYAKGDSDYFAIGTGLQYKF; encoded by the coding sequence ATGAAAAAGATCGTTGCTCCTCTTGCCTTGTTTTATTTTTGTTGCCCTGCCGCTTATGCAGAAGCGCCCAAGCTATTCGGCAACTTGTTTGTACAAGGCTATTATTCTGACGCAAACTTTGATGCAGATAAAAAGCAGTTAGCAGATAAGTATCCTACCTACCAAGGCAGTGGTAAATACGGAGAAGATGACTTTCATATCAAAACTTATAAATCAACAATAGGTCTTCGAGGTTCAGAACCTATTAGTGCGACCACAGACGTGGTTTACCAGTTTCAATTTGGTGTGAATTTGACCGAAAGTAATGGCTCAAGTGTTGATTTGCCCAATCGTAGTAACTATTTAGGCTTAAAAAATGATACATGGGGCACAATAAGAGCCGGTCGCTACTGGACCCCTGTGGATTTGATTAACAATGTCGTTGTTGCTAAAGGCATCTGGGACAATAACGGCACGACTCAATTGTCAAAAACCACACAATCTGTTAACGCACTAAACATGACCGATGCCGTACCTCGGGTATCTAATGTCCTCTTCTGGCAGTCACCAGAGCGTAAGGATTTGCCATTTGAGCTGTTTGTGATGTATCAGGCGGATGAGGATAATGAATACCACAATGGCGAAGGCTTTGGCAGCTATCTCACCTATAAGCCTAATAATGGCTTGGTGGCAAGCGTTGCTTATGATAAGGACCTAGAAATCTCAGGGTCTCTTGTGCGCGGTACCGCTACCTATGATTTAGCCAAATCCACTAACGTGCCTGTTACGTTAGGCGCCTTATACCAAGTGGCTGATTATGACGGCTACTCAGAAAAAGAAAAAGGCATGGTACTTAGTGCAAAGCTCGGCTTAAGCAACCTCGCAAGACCTGCCTCAGTATATGCTCAGTACAATAGAAGTACTGATTTACATGGTATCTCTGGCGCAGACTCTAATCAGATTGCGATCGGTGGTGAATATAACTTTAAAGATAACGTCATTGCCCATGCTTATATGGGTTATAACAAGGCAAAAGATGTGGAAGGATATCTTGGCACACAAGAGGATGCCAACGGTGAATTAACCCCTCTGTATGCCAAAGGTGACTCAGATTATTTTGCTATTGGCACAGGTCTTCAATACAAGTTCTAG
- a CDS encoding 3'-5' exonuclease translates to MAKAQPKVALGDGFLQAFANIPRTKQKAVMNFVSKFRANPRAPGINYEVIRNARDPNFRSVRIDLDYRGIVLSPDQGNVYILLWVDKHDDAYTWAVRHRCQIHPTTGSLQLFEVEHEIEQRETDSSPQNIAPTPVEEQNQSDQHTIPATPLFNLEDDILLSIGVPQERLALVHSLTSEVALEKIERQLPIEAFEALYLLAAGTPLEEILQEYSLSKATEPVDIEDFEAALDNPVTQRRFHVPEDEQELGRMLNAPLERWRVFLHPSQRQLVERDWNGPVRVLGGAGTGKTVVAMHRARWLVSQPDWPKDARLLFTTFTSNLALDIADNLRKICTPEQAQRIEVVNLDAWVSQFVKRNGYQSTIVYPGGKDRHYDNCWSQAMALVPGELGLPDSFYKEEWQRVILSQQVRSRRDYFAASRVGRGVALNRRQRAQIWPVFEEMREQLARAGFVTVEDAIHHALNLLQTGSDKRSYHAVVVDEGQDFSAEALSLLRALVSEQRNDLFIVGDAHQRIYKRKTSFSHCGINIRGRGRKLKINYRTTELIRRYATALLEDVEIDDLDGGIDSTNDYRSLVLGQEPIIKNFSDIGGEVQWLVQQIEQLKVEDVSLSEICLVARTNRLCEDYAQILQNNGVPTHTLSRQKSDDRSQEGVRLATMHRIKGLEFRCVMMVGINKGIVPLSVAINSSQDVVERRLSDINERALFHVAATRAVRYLYISSHGAPSEYLLIKS, encoded by the coding sequence ATGGCTAAGGCACAGCCCAAAGTAGCATTAGGTGATGGATTTCTTCAAGCTTTTGCCAATATTCCGCGGACTAAGCAAAAGGCAGTTATGAACTTCGTCAGTAAGTTTCGGGCCAATCCACGTGCGCCTGGTATTAATTATGAAGTCATTCGAAATGCGCGCGATCCCAATTTTCGTTCTGTACGTATTGATTTAGATTATCGCGGTATTGTACTTAGCCCCGATCAGGGTAACGTTTATATTTTACTATGGGTAGATAAGCATGATGATGCTTATACTTGGGCGGTACGTCATCGTTGCCAAATTCACCCGACCACTGGATCTTTGCAGTTATTTGAAGTAGAGCATGAAATAGAGCAGAGAGAGACTGACTCTTCGCCACAAAATATAGCACCCACTCCAGTTGAAGAGCAGAATCAGTCAGACCAACATACGATACCTGCGACGCCTTTGTTTAATCTGGAAGATGATATTTTACTAAGTATAGGAGTGCCACAAGAGCGCTTAGCACTAGTCCACTCTTTAACCAGTGAGGTGGCACTAGAAAAAATAGAACGTCAATTGCCAATTGAAGCATTTGAAGCACTATATTTATTAGCAGCAGGAACACCGCTTGAAGAGATTTTGCAAGAGTACTCATTGTCCAAGGCAACAGAGCCTGTCGATATTGAGGACTTCGAAGCAGCCTTAGATAACCCCGTAACCCAGCGCCGGTTCCATGTTCCCGAAGATGAACAGGAGCTTGGACGTATGTTAAATGCACCTTTAGAACGCTGGCGTGTTTTTTTACATCCCTCACAGCGTCAGTTAGTAGAACGCGATTGGAATGGCCCTGTAAGAGTGTTAGGCGGTGCGGGTACAGGCAAGACAGTGGTTGCCATGCATCGTGCTCGTTGGTTAGTTTCTCAGCCGGACTGGCCAAAAGATGCTCGTCTGCTGTTTACTACGTTTACGAGTAACTTAGCTTTAGATATTGCAGATAATTTACGAAAAATTTGTACGCCCGAACAAGCTCAGCGAATTGAAGTAGTCAACTTAGATGCTTGGGTCAGTCAATTTGTTAAACGTAATGGCTATCAATCGACTATTGTCTATCCTGGAGGTAAGGATAGACACTATGATAACTGTTGGTCTCAAGCAATGGCTTTAGTACCGGGTGAACTTGGATTACCTGATAGTTTTTATAAAGAGGAATGGCAGCGCGTTATCTTATCGCAACAAGTACGCAGCCGCCGTGACTACTTTGCCGCTAGCCGTGTAGGACGAGGTGTTGCCTTAAATAGACGTCAACGTGCGCAAATTTGGCCAGTATTTGAGGAGATGCGTGAGCAATTAGCAAGAGCTGGCTTTGTAACCGTTGAAGATGCTATTCACCATGCGCTCAATTTACTACAAACTGGTAGCGACAAACGTAGCTATCATGCGGTTGTAGTAGATGAAGGACAGGATTTCTCAGCAGAGGCTTTAAGTTTACTACGTGCATTAGTATCGGAACAAAGGAACGATCTATTTATCGTAGGGGATGCACATCAACGTATCTATAAACGTAAAACAAGCTTCAGCCACTGTGGTATCAATATTAGGGGACGTGGTCGGAAGTTAAAAATCAACTACCGTACTACGGAGCTTATTCGTCGTTATGCAACCGCATTATTAGAAGATGTAGAGATTGATGATTTAGACGGTGGTATCGATAGTACTAATGACTATCGCTCTTTGGTATTAGGACAAGAACCCATCATTAAAAACTTCTCAGATATAGGTGGGGAAGTCCAGTGGCTAGTACAGCAAATTGAGCAATTAAAAGTTGAGGATGTGTCTCTTTCAGAGATATGTCTTGTAGCTCGTACGAATAGGCTTTGTGAGGACTATGCCCAGATTCTGCAAAATAATGGAGTGCCTACGCACACACTATCTCGTCAAAAGTCAGATGATAGATCTCAAGAAGGAGTTCGTCTAGCTACTATGCATCGTATCAAAGGCTTGGAGTTTAGATGCGTTATGATGGTAGGGATTAATAAGGGCATTGTACCACTAAGTGTCGCAATCAATTCATCACAAGACGTGGTAGAACGGCGATTATCAGATATTAATGAACGTGCTTTGTTCCATGTGGCGGCTACACGTGCGGTTCGGTATTTATATATTTCTAGTCATGGTGCACCAAGTGAGTATCTGCTTATCAAGAGCTAA
- a CDS encoding DEAD/DEAH box helicase, which produces MLPSLIAREIKTELENFLSSSFPMTTAGFQGRGDKGLMEQFLQDPERPNNLLKGPWLEVKLPFRTADSQAQSPLTQVTLGFTPYMHQQRAFERLATLHPQSTLVATGTGSGKTECFLYPILDYCLQERRRGIKAVIIYPMNALATDQARRFAKEVSGLTPKLTVGLFTGDGGSDSRVMSPDQVITNQDTLRDNPPDILLTNYKMLDFLLMRPKDQGLWKHNLKTQDLLRYLVVDELHTFDGAQGTDLACLIRRLRDKLHLQDNLACVGTSATIGGESARKQLAEYASEVFATDFGLDSIILEDRISVDEYIEQFRRNSQISAEDRPQLLAHWPEAFERELLPGALTQGVYLRRQAKLWFDVDLALDVDDRDSHEYKAACVALGEYLHQHTAFLSLLRASNQIVDLRQLAEQWQKDFNLSSTDYALALLDSLTALISTARVWSDASKQKVRPFLQVRVQLWLRELRRMLASVSREPKLVHSDDLIDSTSPLHLPLLHCRECHAAAWGAIRPQGERAINPELQRFYAGWFSQSPDSVLLYPVSPDDDFSFRNSAISEIYNLCTQCCELYPNKHTECESCQQPTLKVWVPYLIKQVERAGQTKNIRTDDCPRCSANGSMMILGSRAASLASVAISQIYGSHCNDDHKLIAFSDSVQDAAHRAGFFGARTYNQTVRQAIAYVARDEGDNMALSRFIDEVPRYWQRKINNDANFIGTFIAPNMQWQSGYQDLINSHGATIDKDMVQQVSQRLRWEALTELGLRSRIGRTLERSAVAVIQPDQDALNECVGELLTHWQQELGQLQTLTTQQVQRFLLGFLNRLRQQGAFYDPILEGYVSGGGNTYLLSRIPWLPGYGFSARPPAALTLVPVSSNFQNLIGRGSQSYSNWYNNWFNKTIADGDDVLASAEYEQAAYILVNVLKRSKWLIEQDTAKGERAWLLNTERWQVVSSVAGIACNRCGSRQTISLQNQANWYAMPCLQSSCQGVYEPVNSGQQGQLAYRTSPKRLVTSEHTGLLEGKERLAIEQSFIYGKNAWDVNLLSATPTLEMGIDIGDLSAVLLCSVPPAQANYLQRIGRAGRSNGNALALTIANGNNHDNYFYEEPLEMITGDVATPGIFLNAMAVLERQLIAYCFDRWVATGVNEDAIAPTMGMVLNSLQHKQKNGTNLVSTQNSFPNNILSFIDEHQEQLYGRFVQLFKELDEEGQAHLRSFIGLQARGATSTFNTLSDEQAAEYTPLSWRIVNRLQELLEGRESHKKRAADLKKNFEVLSKQPEDEARNQRLEDLKRERSALLSLINSINKQPTLSFFTDEGLLPNYAFPEEGVTLNSVIVRKTDRKEGIGSDNEAGNSSYEQVSLKFQRSAQAALNELVPDNVFYVSEHKISIEQVDLRLSKPSEWRLCPSCHYSEDVTLSGDKHSACPRCGDPYWGDIQQKQNLLKLRQVYARANSRYDRITDDSDQREPKFFQRQLLIDIDPRNCRNAMRIDNPELPFGFEYVSTATFREVNFGEQFGEFNSFSVAGKNSSRKGFQICRYCGMVRRKKLKKGQFAHALDCKLARPGAIESENDWFESLYLYRELHSEAIRILLPLADVAESETARLSFIAAINLGLKEYFHGAVQHLEVTEMRESSLSGTKQYLVIYDRIPGGTGYLKQLMVSPTALFTMLEMASHHLSTCKCVNDEHKDGCYSCILAYRNSHHRQDISRQSAVKLLTQILFNKDKLVPIEALNEVPTNHILESVLEERFVQALSKRFKVIKERVNNKPGYLIDTGSSMWVLEPQVEFGSEEGVLQTRADFVLRPHKQADRNKDNELIVYTDGYEYHKDIVTDDVLKRQSLLRSGRKVWVLTWDDLDPENTAKASSMPKLLLDSAKPSSPGYKLWDNFAPTHQWRSLQEIRGLLEQGSFEWLSAWLTDTEQTRQELIQCALCIAILQLSARPQLDQFITSQVTANNNWYEAVVSAMPNQSQDWRLVSDISGQPSAWYLLSYTEVANRKTLTTTSPMVSLFINIQDSVFSGQRIEDAKDKWREIWQAYNLLQYAPSFYAATQTGLQAGSFAHLLIQDDEVTRQADEALAIDNEWIDVRELSELTDEEIKHLQALISEVPDVGIDLTDNSGATIGTAELAWPNHKIALFIESIDQLPQLTDWLFISLDTDNWLEQFKLALDKE; this is translated from the coding sequence ATGTTGCCCTCGTTAATTGCCCGTGAAATAAAGACTGAATTGGAAAACTTCTTATCAAGCAGTTTTCCAATGACCACTGCTGGCTTTCAGGGACGTGGCGATAAGGGGCTTATGGAGCAATTTTTACAAGATCCAGAGCGCCCGAATAATCTGCTCAAAGGCCCTTGGCTTGAAGTGAAGCTACCGTTTCGCACAGCAGATAGCCAAGCGCAGTCTCCATTAACTCAGGTCACGCTTGGCTTTACGCCTTATATGCATCAGCAGCGGGCTTTTGAGCGTTTAGCGACGCTGCATCCACAGTCTACACTGGTTGCCACCGGCACTGGCTCTGGTAAGACTGAGTGCTTTTTGTACCCGATATTAGATTACTGCCTGCAAGAGCGCCGGCGGGGTATTAAAGCTGTTATCATCTATCCAATGAATGCCTTGGCTACAGACCAAGCGCGCCGTTTTGCCAAAGAAGTGTCAGGCTTAACACCAAAGCTGACAGTTGGTCTATTCACGGGTGATGGCGGGTCAGACTCTCGGGTAATGAGCCCTGATCAAGTCATTACCAATCAAGACACCTTACGTGACAATCCACCAGATATCTTATTGACCAACTATAAAATGTTGGACTTCTTACTCATGCGTCCTAAAGATCAGGGGTTATGGAAACATAATCTAAAAACTCAAGATTTGCTGCGCTACCTTGTTGTCGATGAGCTGCATACCTTCGATGGGGCACAAGGCACAGATCTTGCCTGCTTGATTAGACGCCTGCGTGATAAGCTCCACCTTCAAGATAATCTTGCCTGTGTGGGTACTTCAGCGACTATTGGCGGAGAGAGTGCGCGCAAGCAACTGGCGGAATATGCCAGTGAAGTGTTTGCAACAGATTTCGGCTTAGACAGCATTATTTTAGAAGACCGGATTTCGGTTGATGAATACATTGAGCAGTTCAGACGCAACTCACAAATTAGCGCTGAGGACAGACCTCAGCTACTGGCTCATTGGCCGGAGGCTTTTGAAAGAGAGCTACTGCCGGGAGCCTTAACTCAAGGCGTATATCTTAGACGCCAAGCCAAGCTATGGTTTGATGTTGACTTAGCCTTAGATGTTGATGACCGTGACTCCCATGAATATAAGGCCGCTTGTGTGGCGCTGGGTGAATACCTACACCAGCATACTGCCTTTTTGAGTTTATTACGAGCGTCCAACCAGATAGTCGATCTACGTCAGCTGGCGGAGCAGTGGCAAAAAGACTTTAACTTAAGCAGCACTGACTATGCTTTGGCCTTATTAGACAGCCTAACAGCGCTTATTTCTACAGCCCGTGTCTGGAGTGATGCTTCTAAGCAAAAAGTTCGGCCGTTTTTGCAAGTTAGGGTGCAGCTTTGGTTGCGTGAATTAAGGCGTATGTTAGCAAGCGTTAGCCGTGAGCCAAAATTAGTCCATTCAGATGACCTGATTGACTCGACCTCGCCGCTACATTTGCCACTCCTGCATTGCCGAGAATGTCATGCTGCAGCTTGGGGGGCTATTAGACCTCAAGGTGAGCGGGCTATTAACCCTGAGTTACAGCGGTTCTATGCAGGTTGGTTCTCACAATCACCTGATTCAGTCTTACTATATCCGGTCAGCCCAGATGATGATTTCTCTTTTAGAAACAGTGCCATTAGTGAGATTTACAACCTCTGTACCCAATGCTGTGAGCTATATCCCAATAAGCATACTGAGTGTGAGAGCTGTCAGCAGCCAACGCTAAAGGTCTGGGTACCGTATCTGATTAAGCAAGTTGAGCGTGCTGGTCAAACCAAAAATATTCGTACCGATGACTGTCCTCGTTGCTCAGCCAATGGCAGTATGATGATTTTGGGTTCGCGAGCAGCGAGCCTTGCCAGTGTAGCTATTAGCCAGATATATGGTTCGCACTGCAATGATGATCATAAGCTTATTGCTTTCTCAGACTCTGTGCAAGATGCGGCGCATCGGGCCGGCTTCTTTGGTGCGCGTACCTATAATCAGACTGTCCGTCAGGCAATTGCTTATGTTGCACGAGATGAGGGTGATAATATGGCCTTATCGCGCTTTATCGATGAGGTCCCAAGATATTGGCAGCGTAAGATTAATAACGATGCCAACTTTATAGGTACTTTTATTGCCCCAAATATGCAGTGGCAGTCAGGCTATCAAGACCTAATTAATTCACATGGCGCCACCATAGATAAAGATATGGTGCAGCAGGTATCTCAGCGGCTGCGTTGGGAGGCTCTTACTGAGCTAGGGTTACGTTCTAGAATAGGACGCACCTTGGAGCGCTCAGCAGTGGCAGTGATTCAACCTGACCAAGATGCTTTGAATGAATGTGTGGGTGAGTTATTAACACATTGGCAGCAAGAGCTGGGACAGCTTCAGACTCTAACCACTCAGCAAGTCCAAAGATTCTTACTGGGTTTCTTAAATAGACTGCGTCAACAAGGTGCCTTTTATGACCCTATTTTAGAAGGTTATGTGAGTGGAGGCGGTAATACCTATCTATTATCACGTATTCCTTGGCTGCCTGGCTATGGATTCTCGGCAAGGCCTCCAGCGGCATTAACGCTGGTGCCAGTAAGTAGTAACTTCCAAAACCTCATAGGTAGAGGTTCGCAGTCTTATAGTAACTGGTACAACAACTGGTTTAATAAGACCATTGCTGATGGCGATGACGTATTGGCCAGTGCCGAATATGAGCAAGCTGCTTATATCTTAGTAAATGTCTTAAAAAGAAGTAAGTGGCTTATAGAACAAGATACAGCAAAAGGGGAGCGGGCCTGGTTGCTAAATACCGAGCGCTGGCAAGTGGTTAGCTCAGTGGCCGGTATCGCTTGTAATAGATGCGGGAGTCGTCAGACAATCTCGTTACAAAATCAAGCCAACTGGTATGCGATGCCGTGTTTACAAAGTAGCTGCCAAGGTGTTTATGAACCGGTAAATAGTGGACAGCAAGGACAGTTAGCTTACCGGACCTCTCCTAAGCGCTTGGTCACTAGTGAACATACAGGGCTACTAGAGGGTAAGGAGCGCTTAGCCATTGAGCAGTCGTTCATTTATGGCAAAAATGCTTGGGACGTTAATTTGCTTTCTGCCACACCCACGCTAGAGATGGGTATCGATATTGGTGACTTGTCCGCCGTATTACTGTGCTCTGTACCACCGGCTCAAGCTAACTACTTGCAGCGTATTGGTCGTGCTGGACGTAGTAATGGTAATGCATTGGCATTGACCATTGCCAATGGTAATAATCACGATAACTATTTCTATGAAGAGCCACTAGAGATGATTACCGGTGACGTGGCAACACCTGGTATCTTCTTAAACGCTATGGCAGTGCTTGAACGTCAATTAATTGCTTATTGCTTTGATAGATGGGTAGCCACAGGTGTCAATGAAGATGCGATTGCACCTACGATGGGTATGGTCTTAAACAGCTTGCAACACAAGCAAAAGAACGGCACTAATCTTGTTTCTACGCAAAATAGTTTCCCGAATAATATTTTAAGCTTTATTGATGAGCATCAAGAGCAGCTATATGGCCGTTTTGTCCAGTTATTTAAAGAACTTGATGAAGAAGGACAGGCTCATTTAAGGTCTTTTATTGGCTTGCAGGCTAGAGGTGCAACATCAACGTTTAATACCTTATCAGATGAGCAGGCTGCAGAGTACACGCCTTTAAGCTGGCGCATCGTTAATAGGCTTCAAGAGTTATTAGAGGGCCGAGAAAGTCATAAAAAACGTGCCGCTGATCTAAAGAAAAACTTTGAGGTCTTGTCTAAGCAGCCAGAAGATGAAGCACGCAATCAAAGGCTCGAGGATTTAAAACGCGAGCGCTCAGCCTTGCTTTCATTGATCAACAGTATTAACAAACAGCCTACTTTAAGCTTTTTTACTGACGAAGGATTGTTACCTAACTACGCTTTTCCTGAAGAGGGGGTGACGTTAAATTCGGTTATTGTGCGTAAGACAGATCGAAAAGAGGGGATAGGCTCAGATAACGAAGCAGGTAACAGTAGCTACGAGCAAGTATCCTTGAAGTTTCAGCGCTCAGCGCAAGCAGCATTAAATGAGCTGGTACCTGATAATGTGTTTTATGTCTCTGAGCATAAGATTAGCATTGAGCAGGTGGACTTGCGGTTATCAAAGCCGAGCGAATGGCGCCTATGCCCAAGCTGCCATTATAGTGAAGATGTTACTTTATCGGGGGATAAGCACAGTGCATGCCCACGATGTGGAGACCCTTATTGGGGCGATATTCAGCAAAAGCAAAATTTACTTAAGTTGCGTCAAGTCTATGCCCGTGCCAACTCCCGTTATGACCGTATTACCGATGATAGTGATCAGCGAGAGCCTAAGTTTTTCCAGCGTCAGTTACTTATTGATATAGACCCGCGCAATTGTCGCAATGCCATGCGTATTGACAATCCTGAGCTGCCTTTTGGTTTTGAGTACGTCAGTACCGCTACTTTTAGAGAAGTGAACTTTGGCGAACAGTTTGGGGAGTTTAATAGCTTCTCTGTCGCTGGCAAGAACAGCTCACGTAAAGGCTTTCAGATTTGTAGATATTGCGGCATGGTACGCCGCAAGAAGCTTAAGAAAGGTCAGTTTGCTCATGCCTTAGATTGTAAGCTAGCACGTCCAGGTGCTATTGAGTCAGAAAATGACTGGTTTGAAAGCTTATATCTTTATCGTGAGCTGCATTCTGAAGCCATACGCATTTTATTACCCTTAGCTGATGTGGCAGAGTCTGAAACAGCTCGGCTATCCTTTATTGCCGCTATCAATTTAGGTTTAAAAGAGTACTTTCATGGTGCTGTTCAGCATCTTGAAGTCACTGAGATGCGAGAGTCTAGTTTATCGGGTACTAAACAATACTTGGTTATCTATGATCGTATTCCTGGGGGAACAGGCTATCTAAAACAACTGATGGTAAGCCCTACCGCTTTATTTACCATGCTCGAGATGGCGTCACATCATTTAAGTACGTGTAAATGTGTCAACGATGAGCATAAAGATGGGTGTTATAGCTGTATTTTGGCCTATCGCAACAGTCACCATCGTCAAGATATCTCTCGCCAATCTGCTGTGAAGTTATTGACACAAATCTTGTTTAACAAGGACAAGTTAGTACCTATTGAGGCTCTAAATGAAGTGCCAACCAATCATATTTTGGAAAGCGTTCTAGAAGAGCGGTTTGTACAAGCGTTAAGCAAACGGTTTAAGGTTATTAAAGAGCGTGTTAATAATAAGCCGGGTTATTTAATTGATACAGGTTCTAGTATGTGGGTACTGGAGCCACAGGTTGAGTTCGGTAGCGAAGAGGGTGTTTTACAAACGCGTGCAGACTTTGTATTACGTCCGCATAAGCAAGCCGACCGTAATAAGGATAATGAGCTGATTGTCTATACTGATGGTTATGAATATCATAAGGACATTGTGACCGATGATGTGCTTAAACGTCAGAGCTTACTGCGTTCAGGACGCAAGGTCTGGGTGTTAACCTGGGATGACTTAGATCCTGAAAATACCGCCAAAGCTTCCAGTATGCCAAAGCTTTTGTTGGACAGTGCCAAGCCGTCCAGCCCAGGGTATAAGTTATGGGATAACTTTGCCCCCACGCATCAGTGGAGAAGTTTGCAAGAGATTAGAGGACTCTTAGAGCAAGGCAGCTTTGAGTGGCTGTCTGCATGGCTCACCGATACCGAGCAAACGCGCCAAGAGTTAATTCAGTGTGCTTTGTGCATAGCCATCTTGCAGCTGAGCGCGCGACCCCAACTAGATCAGTTCATTACTTCTCAAGTAACCGCTAATAACAATTGGTATGAGGCTGTAGTTAGTGCTATGCCCAATCAAAGTCAAGACTGGAGGCTGGTATCAGATATTAGCGGTCAGCCAAGCGCGTGGTATCTGCTAAGTTATACTGAGGTTGCTAACAGAAAAACATTAACGACTACCAGTCCTATGGTAAGCCTCTTTATCAATATCCAAGACTCTGTATTTAGTGGTCAGCGTATCGAAGACGCAAAAGATAAGTGGCGTGAGATTTGGCAGGCATATAACCTGTTGCAATATGCACCAAGTTTTTATGCAGCTACCCAGACCGGACTGCAGGCAGGATCTTTTGCTCATTTGTTAATACAAGACGATGAGGTGACTCGACAAGCTGATGAGGCACTTGCTATAGATAATGAATGGATAGATGTACGTGAGTTAAGTGAGCTGACGGATGAGGAAATTAAACACCTTCAAGCCTTGATATCAGAAGTTCCGGACGTAGGTATTGATCTAACGGATAATTCAGGCGCCACTATAGGTACCGCAGAGCTTGCATGGCCCAATCATAAAATTGCTCTATTTATAGAGTCTATAGATCAGCTTCCACAGCTCACAGACTGGTTATTTATTTCATTAGATACTGATAATTGGCTAGAGCAATTCAAACTAGCGCTAGATAAGGAGTAA